The DNA segment CAGCACGCTCACCTTCGACACCAACCTCGGCAAGATCAGCGCCACGATCGATCTCACCAAGGCCCCCTGCACCGGCGCCAGCTTCAAGCACCTGGCCGAGGCGAAATTCCTCGACAACACCAAGTGCCACCGCCTGGTCAACGAGGACTCGTTCAAGGTCCTGCAGTGCGGCGACCCGTTCGCCACCGGCAAGGGATACCGCGACACCGACGGCACCGGCGGCCCCAGCTACACCATGGCCGAGGAGAACCTGCCGACCGACACCGCCAACCCGTACCCGGCGGGCTCGATCGCGATGGCCAACACCGGCCAGGCCGGCAGCACCGGCAGCCAGTTCTTCATCTGCTCGGAGGACACCCAGCTGTCGCCGAACTACACGCTGCTCGGCACCATCACCGAGGGCCTCGACATCGTGAAGGACGTCGTGAAGGCGGGCGACGACGGCGCGTTCGACTCCTCCGCGGGCGGCGGCCACCCGAAGAAGGAACTCGGCATCAAGACCATGACGGTCAGCTGACAGCTCGCGTTGGTGACGGTTTTGGGGCTGGGATGACCCACTCCGGGCGGTCAGACTTGATCCCTGCGTGGGTCATCCCAGCCCCAAAACCTTGCCTTTTGATCGTCCTTAGACAGCAAAAAGGCGGCTTCCGTACTTTCCGTACGGGAGCCGCCTTTTTGCTGTCAGGCTCCTGAGGTCACGCGGTAGGCGTCGAAGACGCCGTCGACCTTGCGGACGGCCGCTACCAGGTGGCCCAGGTGTTTCGGGTCGGCCATCTCGAAGGTGAAGCGGCTCACCGCCACCCGGTCACGGGTCGTGGTGACGGTGGCGGAGAGGATGTTCACCCGCTCCTCGGACAGCACCCGGGTCACATCGGCCAGCAGTTTGTGCCGGTCGAGCGCCTCCACCTGGATCGCCACCAGGAACGTGGACGCCGACGTCGGCTTCCAACTCACCTCGACGACCCGCTCCTCCTGCTCGCGCAGATCTTGAGCGTTGGCGCAGTCCTGCCGGTGCACGCTCACGCCGCCGGACCGGGTGACGAAACCGAACACGTCGTCGCCGGGAACCGGGGTGCAGCAGCGGGCGAGTTTCACCCAGACGTCCGAGACGCCCTTCACCACGACGCCCGGATCCTGCGCGGAGCTGCGGTTACGCGGCGGGCGGGTCGCGACGGCGGTTTCGGCGATGTCCTCGACCGCGCCCTCTTCACCACCGAAACCAGCGACCAGTTTCTGTACGACGGACTGCGCCGAGGTGGCGTTCTCCCCGACCGCGGCATACAGCGAGGCCACGTCGGGCAGATGCAGGTCGCGCGCGATCGTCGTGAGATTCTCACTCGTCAGCATGCGCTGCAGGGGCAGACCCTGTTTGCGCATCGCCTTGACGATCGCTTCCTTGCCGTCCTCGATCGCCTCTTCGCGGCGTTCCTTGTTGAAGTACTGCCGGATCTTGGTGCGGGCGCGCGGGCTCTTGACGAACCCGAGCCAGTCCTGCGTCGGGCCGGCCGTGGCCGATTTCGACGTGAAGATCTCGATGACGTCGCCGTTGGAAAGCGTCGACTCGAGCGGGACGAGCTTGCCGTTCACCCGGGCGCCGATGCACTTGTGCCCGACCTCGGTGTGCACCGCGTACGCGAAGTCGACGGGTGTGGAACCCGTCGGCAGCGGGATGACGTCGCCCTTCGGCGTGAAGACGTAGACCTCCTGGCTGGAGAGGTCGAAGCGCAACGCGTCCAGGAACTCGGACGGGTCGCTCGCCTCCCGCTGCCAGTCGAGCAGCTGCCGCAGCCAGGTCATCTCGTCGATGTGCGCCGGCGGGCCGACGATCGTCGCGCCCTTCTGCTCCTTGTACTTCCAGTGCGCGGCGATGCCGAACTCCGCCGTGCGGTGCATGGCGAACGTGCGGATCTGCATCTCGACCGGCTTGCCGGTCGGGCCGATGACCGTCGTGTGCAACGACTGGTACATGTTGAATTTCGGCATCGCGATGTAGTCCTTGAACCGGCCCGGCACCGGCTGCCAGTTCGCGTGGATGACGCCCAGCGCGGCATAGCAGTCGCGGACCGTGTCGACCAGGATGCGGACGCCGACCAGGTCGTAGATGTCGTTGAAGTCGCGGCCCCGCACGATCATCTTCTGATAGATCGAGTAGAGGTGCTTGGGGCGGCCGGTCGTCTCGGCCTTGATCTTCGCCGACTTGAGGTCGAGGCTGACCCGGTTCGTCACCTGGCGCAGCAGGGCCTCACGCTGCGGCTGGTGCTCCCCGATCAGGCGGTTGATCTCTTCGAACCGCTTGGGGAAGAGCGTGCCGAACGCGAGGTCTTCCAGCTCCCACTTGATCGTGTTCATACCGAGGCGGTGGGCCAGCGGCGCCAGGATCTCGAGGGTCTCCTTCGCCTTCTGCTCCTGCTTGGCGCGGGGCAGGAAGGTGAGCGTGCGCATGTTGTGCAGCCGGTCGGCCAGCTTGATGACCAGGACCCGTGGGTCCTTCGCCATGGCGACCACCATCTTGCGGATGGTCTCGGCCTTCGCCGCGTCGCCGAGTTTCACCCGGTCGAGCTTCGTCACGCCGTCGACCAGCAGCGCCACCTCGGCGCCGAAGTCGTTGCGCATCTGGTCGAGGCCGTAGTCGGTGTCCTCGATCGTGTCGTGCAGCAGCGCCGCGACCAGCGTCGTGGTGTCCATGCCCAGGTTGGCCAGGATGGTCGCCACGGCGAGGGGATGCGTGATGTACGGATCGCCGGACTTGCGGTATTGCCCGGAATGCCAGCGGGCGGCCACGTCGAACGCCTTCTGCAGCGCGCGGGCATCCGCCTTGGGGTGCGACGCGCGGTGTGTGGCGATCAGTGGCTCGAGAACCTCGCTGACCTGCGTGCTCTGCCAGGGCGCGTTGAACCGGGCGAGCCGGGCGCGGACGCGCCGGCCGGTAGGCGCGCTGGCCAGACCGAAGCCGCTGACCGGGGTGTCCTCCGGCGCCAGGGGCTGTGTGGTCTCCAGGTCACCGTCGGGCTTGTTGTCGTCGGGCGGCGTGGCATCGCCTTCGCCGTTCCGCGAGTTCTGGGTCGGCTGCACCGTGCCCTCCGCCGGAGGGGCGACGTCGCTGGACACCGGCCTCCTCACACCTTCGCCAGGAACCGGCTCAGATTGCCGGCTCATGCCAGGGTTGGTCACCTTGGACCGCCCATCTTACCCGCACCGCCCTGCCGGATGGCCCGGCCGAACCTACGAATAGGCAGGGCCGACCGGGCGAAGAACATCGAAGTCGGATCAAACGGTCAGCAGCGCGTGTACCGACCGGGGGCTCAGGCGCTGCCGGCCGTCGAGGAAACCCAGCTCCATCAGCACCGTGAAGCCCGCGATGATTCCCCCGGCCCGTTCGATCAGGTCGAGGGTTGCCTCCGCCGTGCCGCCCGTGGCGAGCACGTCGTCGACCACCAGGACGCGCTGTCCTGGCTCGAACGCGCCCTCGCTGACCTCCAGGGTGGCCTCACCGTATTCGAGCGCGTACGAGGCGGAGAAGGCCGGGCGCGGCAGCTTGCCGGCCTTGCGCACCGGGACGATCCCGGCGCCGGTGGCGTAACCGATCGCGGCCGCCATCAGGAACCCGCGGGCCTCGATCCCGGCCACCACGTCGAAGTCGTCGTGGTGCGCGATGATCCCGTCGATCACCCGTTTGAAGGCGGGGCCGTCACCGAAGAGCGGCATCAGATCCTTGAAGACGATGCCGGGCTTCGGGAAGTCCAGCACGTCGACGGTGCCCCCGGCGACGAGCTCGGCCAGTTCTTTCTCAGTGGTCACGGGTGGACAGCCTAACGGCCCGCCATCAGCGAGGATGACGGGCCGTTCAGCGTTTGCTCAGCGACGCTTGCCGGGCCGGTTGCCGGCGCCGCCACCACGGTTGGTGGTGTTGCGCTTGGCGGCCGGGCGGGCGCCGGGACGCGGGGTGGTGCCGGCGAACGCCGGTACCTCGTCCGGGTCGGCGGCCGAGCGGGTCCGCTCCGGGCGCGGGGCGACGTCGTCCGAGCGGCTCGCGCGGCGCGCCAGCACCCGGGCGTTGTGCGCCTTGATCTTCGGCTCGCGGTCCTTGAGCGCGCTCAGCACCGGGGCGGCGAACACGATCGAGGAGATGACGCCGAAGCCCATGCCGACGAAGAGCACCAGGCCGAGGTCCTTCAGCGTGCCCGCCCCGAAGAGGCCGGCGCCGATGAAGAGCAGGCCGCCGACCGGCAGCAACGCCACCAGACCGGTGTTGAGCGAGCGCATCAGCGTCTGGTTCACGGCGAGGTTGGTGGCCTCGGCGTAGGTGCGGGAGCTGCCGGCCGTGATGCCCCGGGTGTTCTCCTGCACCTTGTCGAAGACCACGACCACGTCATAGAGCGAGTAGCCGAGGATCGTCAGGAAGCCGATCACCGTGGAGGGCGTGACCTCGAAGCCGACCAGCGAGTAGACACCCGCGGTCAGGATCAGGTCGAGCATCAGCGACGCCAGCGCGGCGACCGCCATCCGCCACTCGAACCGGACGATCAGGTACGCGCAGACCAGCACCAGGAAGACGACCAGGCCCAGCACGGCCTTCTCGGTGACCGCGCCACCCCAGGCCGCCGAGACCTGGTTGTCGCTCACCTGGTCGGCGGTGACGCCCAGGTCGCTGACCAGGGCCGTCTTGACCTGCTCGCTCTCCGAGGTGGTCATCGCCGAGGTGCGGACCCGGAAGAACGAGTCGTCGCCGTTGCCGACCTGCTGGGCCGCGAGGACCTCGGCGTCCGGCACGACCGAGTGGACCGCCTGAGCGACCACGTCGCCCGCCTGGTCCTGGTTGAGCGTCTGGCTGCTGGTCGTGGCCGGGACGATGAACTCGTTGCCGCCGGCGAACTCGATGCCGAGCTGGAAGCCCCGGATCGCGATGCTGCCGATCGAGATGATCACGATGGCGATCGCGGCGACGAACCACATCTTCCGGCGGCCGACGATGTTGATGTTCGCTTCGCCCGTGTAGAGGCGAGCGGCAAGCCCGGAACTAGCCATGGTCAGGCCTCCTTAACATCGGTCCGGTTGCGCAGGACGCGCCCGAGACCACTGACCCGCGGCGACAGGAACGCCTTGGTGCTCGCGAGCATCGTCATGATCGGGTGCCGGAAGAGGAACACGACGACGAGGTCGAGAACGGTCGACAGACCCAGCGCGAACGCGAAGCCCTGCACCGCGCCGATCGACACGATGTAGAGCACGACCGCACACAGGATGGTGATGGTGTTCGCCGAGATGATCGTCCGGCGGGCGCGGTGCCAGGCACGCGGGACGGCGCTCCGCGGGGTCCGGCCCTCGTGGATCTCGTCCTTCAGGCGTTCGAAGTAGATGACGAACGAGTCCGCGGCCACACCCAACGACACGATGAAACCGGCGATACCGGCCAGGGTCAGGGTGTAGCCCAGGGTCCGGCCGAGGAACACCAGCGCGCCGAAGGTCAGCAGCGCCGAGAGCCCGAGGCTCAGGAAGATGACCGAGCCGAGCAGGCGGTAGTAGAAGAACGCGTAGATCGCGACCAGGCCCATGCCGATCGCGGCGGCGAGCAGACCCGCCTCGAGCTGCTGCAGGCCGAGGGTCGCCGAGACGGTCTGCGCCGGGCCGGCCTCGAAGGTCACCGGGATGGCGCCGAAGTTCAGCTGGTCGGCGAGCTCCTTGGCGGAGGCCGCGGTGAAGTCACCGGTGATCTGCGACTGGCCGCTCAGCACGCCCTGGATCTGCGGCGCCGAGAGGATCGACTTGTCCAGCACCACGGCGACGGCGCAGTGGTCGGCCGTGCCGTAGAGCGACTGCACCGCGACGAAGCACGGGTCGGTGCTGGTGGCGTTGAACGCCGTCCGGGTCAGCTCGGTCCACTTGGTCTGGCCCTCGCTGGTGAAGTCGAGGGAGACGACCCACTGGTTCTGGGTCTGGTCCAGCTGCGGGCTGGCCTCCTTGATGTCGTCACCGACGACCTTGGCCTTGTCCAGCTTGACCTTGGCGCCGCCCTGGTAGCACGCGACGACCTCGGCGTTCACGTCGTCGATCGCGCCGTTCGGCCGGGCGTCGAGCTGCGAGCAGCTGATCGTCGGCACGTTGAACTGCATGGCCGGGGTGAGCGCGTTCACCTCGGCGCCGGTCAGCTGCGCGAAGGCCTTGTAGGGCAGGCCGGCCTCGGCGTCGGTGGAGAGGTCGACCGGCGCGGTCAGCTTCTCGGCCTGGGCCCAGACCTTGTCGCCGACCTTCTTCTTCGCGGAGGCGAGCAGCTCCTCCTTCGTCGCGTTCTTCTGCGACGGGTCGGCGGCTGGCGCGGCCGCGGGAGCGGGAGCGGACGCCTCGGGGGTGGCGGACGGCGCGGCACTCGGCTCGGTCGACGGCGCGGGAGCGCCACCGCCCTGACCACCGGTCGGCGCCGACGGCTGCGAGGTGACCGCGGGGGCCTCACCGGAAGCCGCGGCCGACGGGGCGGCGCTGCCGCTCGCGGCCGGGGCGGCGCCGGCGGACGCCGAGACGGCCGGCGACGGGGCGGCCGGGTTCAGCGCGGCGGCGGAGACGTCGATCGTCGTGCCGGTCAGCAGGCGGAACCGCATGTTCGCGGCCTGCGACAGGTCCTTGAGCTGGTCGTCGGCCTCACCGGCGAGCGAGACGACGATGGTGTTGTTGCCCTGGATGACCACCTCGGCCTCGGAGACGCCGAGCGCGTTGACCCGGCTCTCGATGATCTGGCGAGCGGTCTCCATGGCCTCCTGGGTCGGCGGCGCGCCCTGCTGCGAGGCGATGTACGTCGCCTGGGTGCCACCGACCAGGTCGAGGCCGAGTTTCGGCTCGAGGCGGTCGGTGAAGCTGCCCTTGGCGCCACCGGCGAAGAAGACCAGCAGATACAGGACGACGAAGACCAGACCGAGCACGCCGAGTTGGCGTCCGGGATGCATCTGTCCCTGTGGTGGTCGTGCCACGGCTTTTGGTCTCCCTGCGTTCGGCCGCGCGTGGGGCACGGCGCCATCTGTCTGGTGGCCGCCGGATTGCGGCCTGACGAACCGGCCCGCCGGCAGAATGACGCCGAGGGCCGGTCCGGTGGTGCGAGTCTGGTCAGTCCTGCTTGCGCGTCTCGATGACCGGGCTCTCCGGCTCGGCCACCTCGGGCTCGTCGGCCGGCACCGGCTCCTCGGAGACCGTACCCGCCTTCGTCAGGACACGAGCGATCGCCGGACGCGCGAACCGCACCTCCACACCCGGCGCCACCTCGAGGGTGACGGTGTCGGCCTCGGCCAGGACGACAGTGCCGTGGAGACCGCCGATCGTGACGATCTCGTCACCGGGGCCCAGGGTGTTCTGCATCTGGAGCGCCTCTTTGCGCCGCTTCTGCTGCGGTCGGATCATGACGAAGTACATGAAGCCGAAGAGCAGAACGAGAATCAGCAGGAACGAATAGTTTCCGCCACCTGCTGCTTGGTCAGCTGCGAACACGAAGAGAGCCTTCCGTAGGCCATCGGCGCGACGATGGGCGAGCGCCGTGGTGCGATGCGTATACCGGTTCGAACGGCGGCGAGTCTAATCGGTCAACCTTGAGATAACGAATGCGGCACACGTCACGTTCGCATCACGAGCAAAACTCACGCGTCCCGGGCGAAGAGGTCACCTTGGAAGACGCCCGGCCGGCCGTCGGCAGGCGGGGTCTTGCCCAGGTGCCGCCAGCCCGCCTCGGTCGCCACCCGGCCGCGGGGCGTGCGCGCCAGCAGGCCGGCGCGCACCAGGAAGGGCTCGCACACCTCCTCGACCGTGTCCGACTGCTCGCCCACCGCGACGGCGAGTGTGGAGAGGCCGACCGGCCCGCCCTTGAACGACTCGATGAGGGCCCGCAGCACGGCCCGGTCCAGCCGGTCCAGGCCGAGCGCGTCGACGTCGTAGACCTTGAGCGCGGCCTTCGCGACGTCCTCGGTCACCACGCCCTCCGCGCGCACCTCGGCGAAGTCCCGGACCCGGCGCAGCAGCCGGTTGGCGATCCGCGGCGTGCCTCGCGAGCGGCCGGCGATCTCGGCGGCGCCCTCCGGGGTGATCGGCACGCCGAGGATCCGGGCCGAGCGGTGCAGCAGCGCGTCCAGGTCGGCCGGGGAGTAGAAGTCGAGGTGCGCCACGAAACCGAACCGGTCACGCATCGGCCCGGAGAGCAGACCGGCGCGGGTGGTCGCGCCGACCAGGGTGAACGGCTCCACGTCGAGCGGGATCGCGGTGGCGCCCGGGCCCTTGCCGACCACCACGTCGACCCGGAAGTCCTCCATGGCGCTGTAGAGCAGCTCCTCGGCCGGCTTCGCGATGCGGTGGATCTCGTCGATGAACAGGACGTCGCCGGGGGCGAGGCCGGTCAGGATCGCGGCCAGGTCGCCGGAGCGCTCGATCACCGGGCCGCTGGTCGTACGGATACCCGTGCCGAGCTCGGCCGCGACGATGTTGGCGAGGGTCGTCTTGCCGAGCCCGGGCGGCCCGGAGAGCAGGATGTGATCGGGCGGCGTCCCCCGGCCCATCGCCCCCTGCAGCAGCAGTTCCAGCTGGTCACGGACGCGGTGCTGGGCGATGAAGTCGGCGAGGCGTTTCGGCCGGACACTGGCTTCCGCGTCCAGTTCCTCGTCCTCGGCGAACGGCGAGACGCTCATCGCGTCTTACCCAGCAGGCGGATCGCCTGGCGCAGCAGGACCGGCACCGGCGGCACCTCGCCGTCGATCGTCTCGGTGACCGCGGCGACCGCCTGGTCGGCCTGCGACGCGGTCCAGCCGAGAGCGAGCACACCCTGGCGCACCTGTTCCTGCCAGCCTCCGGACAGAACGCCCGCCTCGCTGAAGGACCCGACCGGGCCGATCTTGTCCTTGAGCTCGACGATCATCTTCTCGGCGCCGCGCTTGCCGATCCCCGGCACGGCGGTGAGCACCGCGATCTCGCCGCCCGCGATGGCCCGGCGCACCACGTCGGGCTGGTGCACGGCGAGCACCGCCTGAGCGATCCGCGGGCCCACCCCGTTCGCGGTGAGCAGCAGGTCGAAGAGTTGGCGCTCGTCGTCGTCGGCGAAGCCGTAGAGGGTGAGCGAGTCCTCCCGCACGATCAGCGTGGTGGACAGCCGGGCCTCGGCGCCGCTGCGCAGGCCGGCCAGCGTGCCCGGCGTGCAGAAGATCCGCATGCCGACGCCGCCGACCTCGACCACGGCGCTGTCGTGGAAGATCGCGGCGACCACACCGCGGACACTGGCGATCATCTTCTTCTCCCGCGGGCGATGAGGGCGGCGGCTTCCAGCTTCGCGCGGGTCCCGCCGCGCCAGATGTGGCAGATGGCGATGGCGATGGCGTCCGCCGCGTCGGCCGGCTTGGGCGGCGCGTCGAGCCGCAGCAACCGGGTCACCATAGCGGTGACCTGTTTCTTGTCGGCCGTGCCGGAGCCGGTGACGGCCG comes from the Actinoplanes sp. OR16 genome and includes:
- a CDS encoding peptidylprolyl isomerase, with protein sequence MTSTKDRQRAAARARLEKEMAERATAARKRRRQRAIIGSALAVVVIAGVAFVLVNQLKDDDKSTEAGAPAAGTVACSWTPADESTGGKVKDVGTPPTTVPNVGTSTLTFDTNLGKISATIDLTKAPCTGASFKHLAEAKFLDNTKCHRLVNEDSFKVLQCGDPFATGKGYRDTDGTGGPSYTMAEENLPTDTANPYPAGSIAMANTGQAGSTGSQFFICSEDTQLSPNYTLLGTITEGLDIVKDVVKAGDDGAFDSSAGGGHPKKELGIKTMTVS
- a CDS encoding bifunctional (p)ppGpp synthetase/guanosine-3',5'-bis(diphosphate) 3'-pyrophosphohydrolase, whose translation is MSSDVAPPAEGTVQPTQNSRNGEGDATPPDDNKPDGDLETTQPLAPEDTPVSGFGLASAPTGRRVRARLARFNAPWQSTQVSEVLEPLIATHRASHPKADARALQKAFDVAARWHSGQYRKSGDPYITHPLAVATILANLGMDTTTLVAALLHDTIEDTDYGLDQMRNDFGAEVALLVDGVTKLDRVKLGDAAKAETIRKMVVAMAKDPRVLVIKLADRLHNMRTLTFLPRAKQEQKAKETLEILAPLAHRLGMNTIKWELEDLAFGTLFPKRFEEINRLIGEHQPQREALLRQVTNRVSLDLKSAKIKAETTGRPKHLYSIYQKMIVRGRDFNDIYDLVGVRILVDTVRDCYAALGVIHANWQPVPGRFKDYIAMPKFNMYQSLHTTVIGPTGKPVEMQIRTFAMHRTAEFGIAAHWKYKEQKGATIVGPPAHIDEMTWLRQLLDWQREASDPSEFLDALRFDLSSQEVYVFTPKGDVIPLPTGSTPVDFAYAVHTEVGHKCIGARVNGKLVPLESTLSNGDVIEIFTSKSATAGPTQDWLGFVKSPRARTKIRQYFNKERREEAIEDGKEAIVKAMRKQGLPLQRMLTSENLTTIARDLHLPDVASLYAAVGENATSAQSVVQKLVAGFGGEEGAVEDIAETAVATRPPRNRSSAQDPGVVVKGVSDVWVKLARCCTPVPGDDVFGFVTRSGGVSVHRQDCANAQDLREQEERVVEVSWKPTSASTFLVAIQVEALDRHKLLADVTRVLSEERVNILSATVTTTRDRVAVSRFTFEMADPKHLGHLVAAVRKVDGVFDAYRVTSGA
- a CDS encoding adenine phosphoribosyltransferase yields the protein MTTEKELAELVAGGTVDVLDFPKPGIVFKDLMPLFGDGPAFKRVIDGIIAHHDDFDVVAGIEARGFLMAAAIGYATGAGIVPVRKAGKLPRPAFSASYALEYGEATLEVSEGAFEPGQRVLVVDDVLATGGTAEATLDLIERAGGIIAGFTVLMELGFLDGRQRLSPRSVHALLTV
- the secF gene encoding protein translocase subunit SecF is translated as MASSGLAARLYTGEANINIVGRRKMWFVAAIAIVIISIGSIAIRGFQLGIEFAGGNEFIVPATTSSQTLNQDQAGDVVAQAVHSVVPDAEVLAAQQVGNGDDSFFRVRTSAMTTSESEQVKTALVSDLGVTADQVSDNQVSAAWGGAVTEKAVLGLVVFLVLVCAYLIVRFEWRMAVAALASLMLDLILTAGVYSLVGFEVTPSTVIGFLTILGYSLYDVVVVFDKVQENTRGITAGSSRTYAEATNLAVNQTLMRSLNTGLVALLPVGGLLFIGAGLFGAGTLKDLGLVLFVGMGFGVISSIVFAAPVLSALKDREPKIKAHNARVLARRASRSDDVAPRPERTRSAADPDEVPAFAGTTPRPGARPAAKRNTTNRGGGAGNRPGKRR
- the secD gene encoding protein translocase subunit SecD → MHPGRQLGVLGLVFVVLYLLVFFAGGAKGSFTDRLEPKLGLDLVGGTQATYIASQQGAPPTQEAMETARQIIESRVNALGVSEAEVVIQGNNTIVVSLAGEADDQLKDLSQAANMRFRLLTGTTIDVSAAALNPAAPSPAVSASAGAAPAASGSAAPSAAASGEAPAVTSQPSAPTGGQGGGAPAPSTEPSAAPSATPEASAPAPAAAPAADPSQKNATKEELLASAKKKVGDKVWAQAEKLTAPVDLSTDAEAGLPYKAFAQLTGAEVNALTPAMQFNVPTISCSQLDARPNGAIDDVNAEVVACYQGGAKVKLDKAKVVGDDIKEASPQLDQTQNQWVVSLDFTSEGQTKWTELTRTAFNATSTDPCFVAVQSLYGTADHCAVAVVLDKSILSAPQIQGVLSGQSQITGDFTAASAKELADQLNFGAIPVTFEAGPAQTVSATLGLQQLEAGLLAAAIGMGLVAIYAFFYYRLLGSVIFLSLGLSALLTFGALVFLGRTLGYTLTLAGIAGFIVSLGVAADSFVIYFERLKDEIHEGRTPRSAVPRAWHRARRTIISANTITILCAVVLYIVSIGAVQGFAFALGLSTVLDLVVVFLFRHPIMTMLASTKAFLSPRVSGLGRVLRNRTDVKEA
- the yajC gene encoding preprotein translocase subunit YajC, which codes for MFAADQAAGGGNYSFLLILVLLFGFMYFVMIRPQQKRRKEALQMQNTLGPGDEIVTIGGLHGTVVLAEADTVTLEVAPGVEVRFARPAIARVLTKAGTVSEEPVPADEPEVAEPESPVIETRKQD
- the ruvB gene encoding Holliday junction branch migration DNA helicase RuvB, translating into MSVSPFAEDEELDAEASVRPKRLADFIAQHRVRDQLELLLQGAMGRGTPPDHILLSGPPGLGKTTLANIVAAELGTGIRTTSGPVIERSGDLAAILTGLAPGDVLFIDEIHRIAKPAEELLYSAMEDFRVDVVVGKGPGATAIPLDVEPFTLVGATTRAGLLSGPMRDRFGFVAHLDFYSPADLDALLHRSARILGVPITPEGAAEIAGRSRGTPRIANRLLRRVRDFAEVRAEGVVTEDVAKAALKVYDVDALGLDRLDRAVLRALIESFKGGPVGLSTLAVAVGEQSDTVEEVCEPFLVRAGLLARTPRGRVATEAGWRHLGKTPPADGRPGVFQGDLFARDA
- the ruvA gene encoding Holliday junction branch migration protein RuvA, with product MIASVRGVVAAIFHDSAVVEVGGVGMRIFCTPGTLAGLRSGAEARLSTTLIVREDSLTLYGFADDDERQLFDLLLTANGVGPRIAQAVLAVHQPDVVRRAIAGGEIAVLTAVPGIGKRGAEKMIVELKDKIGPVGSFSEAGVLSGGWQEQVRQGVLALGWTASQADQAVAAVTETIDGEVPPVPVLLRQAIRLLGKTR